A genomic window from Oceanobacillus timonensis includes:
- a CDS encoding TerC family protein yields MELIQTVGQILLINILLSGDNAIVIAMASRNLPDHLQGRAIRWGTFGAIGLRILFVFIMIYLLQLPFIQFIGGCLLLYVAYKLLVDKQDHSQMKSGNSLREAITIIIFADVIMSLDNVLAIAAIADSDLLLIIAGIILSIPIILTASELILKLIERFPIIIYIGAGLLAWTAGKMLLEEAFIQQLIASLKYGQLIFLNILTLAILFIGKWRRHQSEMTV; encoded by the coding sequence TTGGAGCTTATACAAACAGTCGGACAGATTCTCCTTATCAATATTTTATTAAGTGGAGATAACGCCATTGTGATTGCGATGGCAAGCCGAAATCTTCCAGATCATCTTCAGGGACGAGCTATTCGCTGGGGAACATTTGGCGCCATTGGGCTTCGGATTCTCTTTGTGTTTATTATGATTTATTTACTGCAATTGCCCTTTATTCAGTTTATCGGCGGATGTCTTCTGTTATATGTAGCTTATAAATTATTAGTAGACAAGCAAGACCACAGCCAGATGAAAAGCGGCAATTCTTTACGGGAAGCAATTACGATTATTATTTTTGCAGATGTCATTATGAGTCTGGACAATGTGCTGGCTATCGCTGCCATCGCTGATAGTGACTTATTATTAATCATCGCCGGGATTATTTTAAGCATCCCGATTATCTTAACCGCCAGCGAATTAATTCTAAAATTGATCGAACGGTTTCCCATTATTATTTATATCGGGGCAGGGTTGCTTGCCTGGACAGCCGGGAAAATGCTGTTAGAAGAAGCATTTATTCAACAACTGATTGCTTCACTGAAATATGGGCAGCTGATTTTTCTTAATATCCTTACCCTTGCGATTCTTTTTATTGGGAAATGGCGCAGGCACCAATCAGAAATGACCGTATAA
- a CDS encoding MFS transporter has product MLHGFVSFYRRQEENGMESQPLSKNRTFVLLFIAGIFGVVSFSMFLTTTTWFVISDNGSASALGLVLIAATVPRIAMMIFGGVVADRYKKTSIMFITNFVQAILLLLLFILVQNDGLSTVLLLVIAAGFGMLDAFFGPASTSMIPKIVAKSQLQRANALFQGVDQVSFVAGPIVAGVLMESIGVSGSYFIAMVLALLSAVIIYPRFIREGPVALQEKQKPVQEIKQGLAYIRSSRFLMTGLVVLITLNFFVFGTLHIAIPFLVESYGGSPLNLSYMEASLGLGLVAGTGVLSTVLINKKGRTSLFGLSGALIAYVVFALVPHLTMLTIVVFFIGFSMSFVFIPFFTAAQEQAADFMMGRVMSIIFLAMNGFDPISYALVSGLSAANIPIQTILLSFAAIGLIITAVLFRKAKTYQSM; this is encoded by the coding sequence ATTTTACATGGCTTTGTTTCATTCTATAGAAGACAGGAGGAGAATGGTATGGAATCTCAGCCGTTATCAAAAAATCGTACGTTTGTGCTGTTGTTTATTGCTGGTATTTTTGGCGTTGTCAGTTTCAGTATGTTTTTAACGACAACGACCTGGTTTGTGATCAGTGACAATGGATCGGCGAGTGCGTTAGGGCTTGTGTTAATTGCTGCGACGGTTCCGCGGATTGCGATGATGATTTTCGGAGGCGTGGTAGCGGATCGTTATAAAAAGACTTCGATTATGTTTATAACTAATTTTGTGCAGGCTATTCTCCTGCTTCTGTTATTCATATTGGTTCAAAACGATGGACTATCAACTGTGCTGCTTTTAGTCATTGCTGCCGGGTTTGGCATGCTGGATGCTTTCTTTGGGCCGGCAAGTACGTCGATGATTCCTAAAATCGTGGCGAAAAGCCAGCTGCAGCGTGCCAATGCCTTATTTCAAGGAGTGGATCAAGTTTCCTTCGTAGCAGGCCCGATTGTTGCTGGCGTGCTGATGGAGTCGATTGGTGTCAGCGGAAGTTATTTTATAGCGATGGTTTTAGCGCTTCTCTCAGCGGTAATTATTTATCCGCGTTTTATCCGTGAGGGGCCAGTTGCATTGCAGGAGAAACAAAAACCCGTACAGGAAATCAAGCAGGGCCTTGCGTATATTCGCAGTTCCCGTTTTCTGATGACTGGGTTAGTGGTGTTAATTACACTGAACTTTTTTGTGTTTGGAACGTTGCATATTGCGATTCCATTTCTGGTGGAAAGTTACGGAGGGTCGCCGCTTAATCTGAGTTATATGGAGGCCAGCCTCGGTCTTGGTCTAGTAGCCGGTACAGGTGTGCTGAGTACCGTGTTAATCAACAAGAAGGGGAGAACTTCTTTATTTGGATTATCCGGAGCACTAATCGCTTACGTTGTTTTTGCGCTGGTGCCTCATTTAACGATGTTGACCATCGTTGTCTTCTTTATCGGGTTCTCTATGTCATTTGTATTTATCCCGTTCTTCACGGCTGCGCAAGAACAGGCAGCGGATTTTATGATGGGAAGGGTGATGAGCATCATCTTTCTGGCGATGAATGGATTCGATCCTATTTCCTATGCACTTGTTTCCGGATTATCCGCTGCAAACATCCCGATTCAAACTATTTTGTTAAGCTTTGCAGCAATTGGTTTGATTATTACAGCAGTCTTGTTCAGGAAAGCCAAAACGTATCAAAGTATGTAG
- a CDS encoding TetR/AcrR family transcriptional regulator — translation MHTKEKILLEGLELFAALGYNGTSMTKIANQVGLQKSSLYAHYSSKEALFFDVTTKIAADYVQFVQSTFDNEGQTIKEKLHLSFQAHVKDLAIHNSSIEFYNRFSSYPPKGFEDRILALLRDSEEQARAAFKEEIIKAQEAGSVSEAVTPEEAARAFYGLLDGLSYETSYYDMDVIESHGEAMWKVFWRGVKA, via the coding sequence ATGCATACCAAAGAAAAAATATTACTCGAAGGATTGGAGCTTTTTGCCGCACTTGGCTATAACGGAACGTCCATGACCAAGATTGCCAATCAAGTCGGCCTGCAAAAATCCTCCCTCTACGCACATTACAGCAGTAAAGAAGCATTGTTTTTCGATGTCACCACAAAAATCGCTGCTGATTACGTGCAATTTGTACAGTCCACTTTTGATAATGAAGGGCAGACTATAAAGGAAAAGCTGCACCTCTCATTCCAGGCACATGTAAAGGACTTGGCTATTCACAACAGCAGCATCGAATTTTACAATCGTTTCTCTTCCTATCCGCCCAAAGGATTTGAGGACAGGATTTTGGCGTTATTACGTGACAGTGAGGAACAAGCGCGGGCTGCATTCAAAGAGGAAATCATCAAAGCGCAGGAAGCCGGATCTGTTTCTGAAGCGGTTACGCCGGAAGAAGCTGCACGTGCTTTTTATGGATTATTGGACGGGTTATCCTATGAAACAAGCTATTATGATATGGATGTGATTGAAAGCCATGGAGAGGCTATGTGGAAGGTGTTTTGGCGGGGAGTGAAGGCATGA
- a CDS encoding DUF2653 family protein: MQKLIIPEEDIVLAICIYIAEKQNIDPDNVQVELFYDDYSGVSAEIITPSGKQELITKHIITALREWIKNNLHADPYAGLKLDLDRRNGIYARLRYES; the protein is encoded by the coding sequence ATGCAAAAACTTATTATTCCTGAAGAGGATATTGTGCTTGCTATATGTATATACATTGCTGAAAAACAAAATATAGACCCGGATAATGTTCAAGTAGAATTATTTTATGACGATTATTCCGGCGTTTCAGCAGAAATCATAACGCCATCCGGAAAACAGGAATTGATTACCAAGCACATTATTACTGCATTAAGAGAATGGATTAAAAACAATCTCCATGCTGATCCTTATGCAGGTTTAAAACTGGATTTAGATAGGCGAAACGGTATTTATGCACGCCTTCGTTATGAAAGTTAG
- a CDS encoding S66 family peptidase has product MLIKPSKLSPGDKVATVSLSWGGAGEPSLQWRYQQGAERLKTVFGLEVVPMPNSLKGQTYIDEHPEARAEDLMAAFRDPEIKAIISNIGGDDSIRLLPYIDFEIIQQNPKIFMGFSDTTIAHLFCLHAGLSSFYGPAIMTDFAENVAMDDYTVKAIHNMLFEAEAVGDISAPEKWTSEFLEWDISNQNITRKMLPNKGYELLQGNGIAKGRLIGGCIEVLEFAKGTIIWPQPEAWENSILFLETSEEKSDPELINRWLRNYAAQGILQQANGMIFAKPYGEVHDEAYKEVILSVLAENGLTNLPVLYGVSFGHTEPKTPIPYGRLAQVNCHHASFSIIEAAVTD; this is encoded by the coding sequence ATGCTTATAAAGCCATCGAAGTTGTCCCCAGGTGATAAAGTAGCAACTGTCAGCCTCTCCTGGGGCGGAGCAGGTGAACCTTCCTTACAGTGGCGTTACCAGCAAGGTGCGGAACGCTTAAAAACCGTCTTCGGGCTGGAAGTTGTTCCAATGCCCAACAGCTTAAAAGGACAAACTTATATAGATGAACATCCCGAGGCACGAGCAGAAGATTTAATGGCTGCATTCAGAGACCCTGAAATCAAAGCAATTATCTCTAATATTGGCGGTGATGACAGTATTCGTCTGCTTCCTTATATCGATTTTGAGATTATCCAACAAAACCCAAAGATTTTTATGGGATTTTCTGATACGACGATTGCTCATTTATTCTGCCTGCATGCAGGCCTATCCTCCTTTTACGGACCGGCAATCATGACCGATTTTGCAGAAAATGTGGCGATGGATGATTATACAGTGAAAGCCATTCACAATATGCTTTTTGAAGCGGAGGCAGTCGGTGACATTTCCGCACCGGAAAAATGGACAAGTGAATTTCTCGAATGGGACATTTCTAATCAAAACATTACCAGGAAAATGCTTCCTAACAAAGGCTATGAGCTCCTGCAAGGAAACGGCATCGCAAAAGGACGCCTTATTGGCGGCTGTATCGAAGTGCTTGAGTTTGCGAAAGGAACCATCATCTGGCCGCAGCCGGAAGCATGGGAGAACAGCATTCTCTTTTTGGAAACATCGGAAGAAAAGTCAGACCCTGAATTAATAAACAGATGGCTCAGAAATTATGCAGCCCAAGGGATACTCCAGCAAGCAAATGGAATGATTTTTGCCAAGCCTTATGGAGAGGTGCATGATGAAGCGTATAAAGAAGTGATATTATCCGTTTTAGCAGAAAACGGGCTGACAAATCTTCCTGTACTATATGGTGTTTCTTTTGGACATACGGAACCCAAAACACCTATTCCTTATGGCAGGCTGGCTCAAGTCAATTGTCATCACGCATCCTTTTCCATTATAGAAGCAGCTGTTACGGACTAA
- a CDS encoding ISL3 family transposase, whose amino-acid sequence MQFHYINKLIQLPEINVKNILFDDKTGMVYLSVEPIQHVQPCPYCGSHDVHRDGVLYHRHVRHLPLAEWQTILWVPAVNMECQQCSAHFVWQYDFVPPKKRYTRAFQHQLMKQGQGVTVQSMSTSQCVPYSTAERYFKKGLQAERMYTQATCIQDAIQRGQLVLGIDDFAVRKGHTYNTGMHDLKGGNMLDIISGRKQEDLQTFRKTSSYIHLLNPIAVVMDLSYTYHKFVKETFPQAIRIADRFHVNRYVTDAMHAVRKEVQRKLSTQARKQLKRHHQLLETRYDTLSKKNQTTVRTLLNYDSQLKAVYKWKEAFIDWYDLSLNAEQAKQMLEQWYRQGHHIKHKAVESCLRTIKNWETEVINYHRMRFTNAVVEGRHNKIKAIQRRHFFTRNRDVYENRILVECNWAYMQDAI is encoded by the coding sequence GTGCAATTTCACTATATCAATAAATTGATTCAACTTCCAGAAATAAACGTGAAAAATATATTATTTGATGACAAAACAGGTATGGTTTACCTGTCTGTTGAGCCGATACAGCACGTCCAACCGTGTCCTTATTGCGGCAGTCATGATGTTCATCGGGATGGGGTATTATATCACCGTCATGTCCGCCACTTACCATTGGCAGAATGGCAGACCATCCTTTGGGTTCCAGCAGTGAATATGGAATGCCAGCAATGCAGCGCGCATTTCGTTTGGCAATATGATTTTGTTCCGCCGAAAAAACGGTATACAAGAGCCTTTCAACATCAGTTGATGAAACAAGGACAGGGTGTAACGGTACAATCCATGTCTACTTCTCAATGCGTTCCCTATTCCACAGCAGAAAGATATTTTAAAAAAGGACTTCAAGCAGAACGGATGTATACCCAAGCGACCTGCATTCAAGATGCGATCCAGCGTGGACAGTTGGTGCTTGGCATCGATGATTTTGCCGTCCGAAAAGGACATACCTATAATACAGGCATGCATGATTTAAAAGGCGGCAACATGCTGGATATCATTTCCGGGCGGAAACAGGAAGACTTACAAACGTTTCGAAAAACATCTTCCTATATACATTTATTAAATCCTATCGCTGTGGTGATGGATTTAAGTTACACCTATCACAAGTTTGTCAAAGAAACCTTCCCGCAAGCGATTCGAATTGCCGATCGATTTCATGTTAATCGCTATGTGACCGATGCAATGCATGCCGTGCGAAAAGAGGTACAAAGAAAACTTTCTACGCAAGCAAGAAAACAGTTGAAGCGCCATCACCAGCTGCTGGAAACACGTTATGATACGTTGTCCAAAAAAAATCAGACGACGGTTCGGACCCTTTTAAACTATGATAGCCAATTAAAAGCCGTCTATAAATGGAAAGAAGCTTTTATTGACTGGTATGATTTGAGTTTAAATGCAGAGCAGGCCAAACAAATGCTGGAACAGTGGTATCGACAAGGTCATCATATCAAGCATAAAGCAGTTGAATCCTGTCTCCGAACGATTAAAAACTGGGAAACAGAAGTGATTAACTATCACCGGATGCGCTTTACAAACGCTGTTGTAGAAGGACGTCATAATAAGATAAAAGCGATACAGCGCCGGCATTTTTTCACACGTAATCGGGATGTATACGAGAACCGTATTTTAGTTGAATGTAATTGGGCTTACATGCAAGATGCTATTTAA